One window from the genome of Sandaracinaceae bacterium encodes:
- a CDS encoding acyl-CoA dehydrogenase family protein, translating into MQDPLADFSQHGFPLSAKELTAYLETHVFPLEALLSAGRHEELAAGIAEVRQDVKARGAWAPMAPRDVGGLGLPLTTQAHLGAILGRSPLGHHAFGAQAPDAANIELLHAFGTPAQKEQYLRGLVAGELRSCFAMTEPGHAGSNPTEMSTIARRDGDGWVLDGSKWFATSAHGADFCVVMAVTNPTGPVYGRASLFIVPCGTPGFRHVRRVSVMGDEGAGYASHSELAFEGCRVSAEHRLGPEGGGFLLAQARLGPGRVHHCMRWVGVAERCYDIMCARLVSRDIGGGKPLASRQLAQAWVAESRVDIDTSRLLVLDAVRQIEAHGTEGARVPIAAIKLHVARALDRVMDRAVQALGALGMTDDTILAYLYRHERAARIYDGPDEVHMTTIARHELRRFGGAK; encoded by the coding sequence ATGCAAGACCCCCTCGCCGATTTCTCCCAGCACGGGTTCCCGCTGTCCGCCAAGGAGCTCACGGCGTACCTCGAGACACACGTGTTCCCGCTGGAGGCGCTGCTCTCGGCGGGCCGCCACGAGGAGCTCGCCGCCGGCATCGCAGAGGTGCGACAGGACGTGAAGGCGCGCGGCGCGTGGGCCCCCATGGCCCCGCGTGACGTGGGCGGTCTCGGGCTGCCGCTCACCACGCAGGCGCACCTGGGCGCCATCTTGGGGCGCTCGCCGCTGGGTCACCACGCGTTCGGCGCGCAGGCTCCCGACGCCGCCAACATCGAGCTGCTGCACGCGTTCGGCACGCCCGCGCAGAAGGAGCAGTACCTGCGCGGGTTGGTGGCCGGGGAGCTGCGCTCGTGCTTTGCCATGACCGAGCCGGGGCACGCGGGCAGCAACCCCACGGAGATGTCCACTATCGCTCGGCGCGACGGCGACGGCTGGGTGCTGGACGGCAGCAAGTGGTTTGCCACCAGCGCGCACGGCGCCGACTTCTGCGTGGTGATGGCCGTCACCAACCCCACGGGCCCGGTCTATGGGCGGGCCAGCTTGTTCATCGTGCCGTGCGGCACGCCGGGCTTTCGTCACGTGCGCCGCGTGTCCGTGATGGGCGACGAGGGCGCGGGCTACGCCAGCCACAGCGAGCTGGCGTTCGAGGGCTGCCGCGTGAGCGCCGAGCATCGCCTGGGCCCCGAGGGCGGCGGTTTCCTCTTGGCGCAAGCACGGCTCGGACCCGGGCGCGTGCACCACTGCATGCGCTGGGTGGGCGTGGCCGAGCGTTGCTACGACATCATGTGCGCGCGGCTGGTGTCGCGCGACATCGGCGGCGGCAAGCCGCTGGCCAGCCGACAGCTGGCTCAGGCCTGGGTGGCGGAGTCGCGCGTGGACATCGACACGTCGCGGCTGCTGGTGCTGGACGCGGTGCGGCAGATCGAGGCGCACGGCACCGAGGGCGCGCGAGTGCCCATCGCGGCCATCAAGCTGCACGTGGCGCGCGCGCTCGACCGCGTGATGGACCGCGCGGTGCAGGCGCTGGGCGCGCTGGGCATGACCGACGACACCATCCTGGCGTATCTCTACCGGCACGAGCGGGCCGCGCGCATCTACGATGGCCCCGACGAGGTGCACATGACCACCATCGCGCGGCACGAGCTGCGCCGCTTCGGAGGTGCGAAGTGA
- a CDS encoding TonB-dependent receptor, which yields MLTHRSHALACLVATTGCLAVALIAPSVSLAQPAPADAPTAPAPVVTPPRVLRFVDAELPPGALEGLTAPAVLIELIVGVDGTVSEARVVEGLSETLDAAALAAMQRFVFEPARRNLEPMAARIRYAYPFTAPAVGGEGPEAPPLGSMTGVIRTHEDAPVASAQVMIVSTDEAVVRRASTDAEGRFAFEELQPGLYDVRVTLSEGEPLAYQESVVENESTDLVYRLPAPAAPVEDEEEEVFGAVAVVDAPPREITRRTIRGEQLRIIPGTGGDALRAVEILPGVARPPFGSGALIVRGSAPGDSEVFFEGVSVPLLYHFGGLKSVVNSRLLESIDFYPGNFSSRYGRRTGGILEVSLRDPATDGFHGVLEASAIDISIIAEGPITENFAIAVAARRSLIDLVFESIVPEDIGVTAAPVYYDYQLFATWRPNSRDRLRLLFYGSSDRFALNIEDSFGDDPAARGNASLTSRFFNQQFIWDRQVDADTEQELAVTFGPIQARFSLGSLGFDGRFRQIYSRYERRMQISEHVRLLVGTDLFITPVKLTYNGPQLGQTEGGGSDAGPLAGRDTVNVALDTVVVRPGFYLETNVDAGPMRVVLGTRVDYFGEINQWVFNPRLSVMGAVTETLRLKAAAGLYSQPPEFNESNDVIGNEDLEPIHSAHFGAGVDWDFHPGMTMGVEGFYKPLWNRVVAIQGGVEPYFENGGRGRIYGMELSARINPDHGTYVGYLSYTLSRSERLDQPSDPDDEWRLFDFDQTHILTLSFTYNLPRNWSLGGTVRIVSGNPSTPIIGSVYDAMNDVYVPIDGRTNSQRNPLFHRLDVRLEKKWIWTSFTLAFFIDIQNAYNQANQEGLIYNFDYSQSTPINGLPIIPALGIRGEL from the coding sequence GTGCTGACCCACCGCTCCCACGCGCTCGCCTGCTTGGTCGCCACGACGGGGTGCCTCGCCGTCGCGCTGATCGCGCCCTCCGTGTCGCTCGCGCAGCCTGCGCCCGCCGACGCCCCCACCGCGCCCGCGCCCGTGGTCACGCCGCCGCGCGTGCTGCGCTTCGTGGATGCCGAGCTGCCGCCCGGTGCCCTCGAGGGGCTCACGGCACCGGCGGTGCTCATCGAGCTCATCGTGGGGGTGGACGGCACCGTCAGCGAGGCCCGCGTGGTGGAGGGGCTGAGCGAGACGCTAGACGCCGCCGCGCTCGCCGCCATGCAGCGCTTCGTGTTCGAGCCGGCGCGCCGGAACCTCGAGCCCATGGCCGCGCGCATCCGCTATGCGTACCCGTTCACGGCGCCAGCCGTGGGTGGCGAGGGGCCTGAAGCGCCGCCGCTGGGCAGCATGACGGGCGTCATCCGCACGCACGAAGACGCCCCCGTGGCCAGCGCGCAGGTCATGATCGTGAGCACGGACGAGGCCGTGGTGCGGCGCGCCAGCACCGACGCGGAGGGGCGCTTCGCCTTCGAGGAGCTGCAGCCGGGCCTCTACGACGTGCGCGTGACGCTCAGCGAGGGCGAACCGCTGGCGTACCAGGAGAGCGTGGTGGAGAACGAATCCACCGACCTGGTGTACCGCCTGCCGGCGCCCGCTGCCCCGGTGGAAGACGAAGAGGAAGAGGTCTTTGGCGCCGTGGCCGTGGTGGACGCCCCGCCGCGCGAGATCACGCGCCGCACCATCCGCGGCGAGCAGCTGCGCATCATCCCGGGCACGGGTGGCGACGCCCTGCGCGCCGTGGAGATCCTGCCCGGCGTGGCGCGCCCCCCCTTCGGCTCTGGCGCGCTCATCGTGCGTGGTTCGGCCCCGGGCGACAGCGAGGTGTTCTTCGAGGGCGTCTCGGTGCCGCTCCTCTATCACTTCGGCGGCCTCAAGAGCGTCGTCAACTCACGCCTGCTGGAGAGCATCGACTTCTACCCGGGCAACTTCTCGTCGCGCTACGGGCGCCGCACGGGCGGCATCCTCGAGGTGAGCCTGCGCGACCCGGCCACCGACGGATTCCATGGCGTGCTCGAGGCCAGCGCCATCGACATCTCCATCATCGCCGAGGGCCCCATCACCGAGAACTTCGCCATCGCGGTGGCGGCGCGGCGCAGCCTCATCGACCTGGTGTTCGAGTCCATCGTCCCCGAGGACATCGGCGTCACGGCCGCGCCCGTGTACTACGACTACCAGCTCTTCGCGACGTGGCGCCCCAACTCGCGTGACCGCCTGCGCCTGCTGTTCTACGGCTCGAGCGACCGCTTCGCGCTGAACATCGAGGACTCGTTCGGTGACGACCCGGCCGCGCGCGGCAACGCCAGCCTGACCAGCCGCTTCTTCAACCAGCAGTTCATCTGGGACCGCCAGGTGGACGCCGACACCGAGCAAGAGCTGGCCGTCACGTTCGGCCCCATCCAGGCGCGCTTCAGCCTGGGGTCGCTCGGCTTCGACGGCAGGTTCCGGCAGATCTACTCGCGCTACGAGCGCCGCATGCAGATCAGCGAACACGTGCGCCTGCTGGTGGGCACCGACCTGTTCATCACGCCCGTGAAGCTGACCTACAATGGCCCGCAGCTGGGGCAGACCGAGGGCGGCGGCTCGGACGCGGGCCCGCTCGCCGGGCGCGACACGGTCAACGTGGCGCTCGACACCGTGGTGGTGCGCCCGGGCTTCTACCTCGAGACCAACGTCGACGCGGGCCCCATGCGCGTGGTGCTGGGAACCCGCGTGGACTACTTCGGCGAGATCAACCAGTGGGTCTTCAACCCACGCCTCTCGGTCATGGGCGCCGTCACGGAGACGCTGCGCCTGAAGGCCGCCGCCGGCCTCTACAGCCAGCCGCCCGAGTTCAACGAGTCCAACGACGTCATCGGCAACGAGGACCTCGAGCCCATCCACTCGGCGCACTTCGGTGCCGGCGTGGACTGGGACTTCCACCCCGGCATGACCATGGGCGTGGAGGGCTTCTACAAGCCGCTGTGGAACCGCGTGGTGGCCATCCAGGGCGGCGTCGAGCCGTACTTCGAGAACGGCGGCCGCGGGCGCATCTACGGCATGGAGCTGAGCGCGCGCATCAACCCGGACCACGGCACCTACGTGGGGTACCTGAGCTACACGCTCTCGCGCAGCGAGCGCCTGGACCAGCCGAGCGACCCGGACGACGAGTGGCGCCTGTTCGACTTCGACCAGACCCACATCCTCACGCTGTCTTTCACCTACAACTTGCCGCGCAACTGGAGCCTGGGTGGCACGGTGCGCATCGTGAGCGGCAACCCCAGCACGCCCATCATCGGCTCGGTCTACGACGCCATGAACGACGTGTACGTGCCCATCGACGGCCGCACCAACTCGCAGCGCAACCCGCTGTTCCACCGCCTGGACGTGCGCCTCGAGAAGAAGTGGATCTGGACCAGCTTCACCCTCGCGTTCTTCATCGACATCCAGAACGCCTACAACCAGGCCAACCAAGAGGGCCTCATCTACAACTTCGACTACAGCCAGTCCACGCCCATCAACGGCCTGCCGATCATCCCGGCGCTCGGCATTCGGGGGGAGCTCTGA
- a CDS encoding ATP-binding cassette domain-containing protein, whose protein sequence is MDDGPWHETDPRSSPGTPLITLWNGRIAYGEQVVFDGLNLTVRAGEHTLIEGPNGSGKSSLLELFTGDHPQAYANDLTLFGRRRGTGESVWDIKRSVGLVSGRLHRDYRVSASVETVLMSGLFDSIGLYETPGPRARTRARRWLAWLGLGLHPDDAFRELSFGAQRLVLVARAAIKVPPLVVLDEPTAGLDADNRAHVLALVGSLCTQTASTVLFVTHRPDEREWWQRQVGGPVLTLGSLGPPSS, encoded by the coding sequence GTGGACGACGGCCCGTGGCACGAGACCGACCCGCGCTCTTCACCCGGCACACCGCTGATCACCTTGTGGAACGGACGCATCGCGTATGGCGAGCAGGTGGTCTTCGACGGGCTGAACCTCACCGTGCGCGCCGGCGAGCACACGTTGATCGAGGGTCCCAACGGATCCGGCAAGTCCAGCCTGCTGGAGCTGTTCACGGGCGACCACCCGCAGGCCTATGCCAACGACCTCACGCTGTTCGGGCGCCGCCGCGGCACCGGCGAGAGCGTCTGGGACATCAAGCGCAGCGTGGGCCTGGTGAGCGGCCGACTGCACCGCGACTACCGCGTCAGCGCCAGTGTGGAGACCGTGCTGATGAGCGGCCTGTTCGACAGCATCGGCCTCTACGAGACCCCGGGGCCTCGCGCGCGCACTCGGGCCCGCCGCTGGCTCGCCTGGCTGGGCCTCGGGCTGCACCCGGACGACGCCTTCCGCGAGCTGTCGTTCGGCGCGCAGCGGCTGGTGCTGGTGGCGCGCGCCGCCATCAAGGTGCCGCCCCTGGTGGTGCTGGACGAGCCCACGGCGGGGCTCGACGCCGACAACCGTGCCCACGTCTTGGCGTTGGTGGGCTCGCTGTGTACGCAGACGGCGAGCACCGTGCTTTTCGTGACGCACCGCCCCGACGAGCGCGAGTGGTGGCAGCGGCAGGTGGGCGGGCCGGTCCTGACCCTCGGCAGCCTGGGTCCGCCGTCCTCGTGA